A region of Flocculibacter collagenilyticus DNA encodes the following proteins:
- the htpG gene encoding molecular chaperone HtpG yields MSEAAHKETHGFQTEVKQLLQLMIHSLYSNKEIFLRELVSNASDAADKLRFEALSNGDLYENESDLHVRVSVNKDAGTVTISDNGIGMTRDEVIEHLGTIAKSGTSEFFKNLSGDQAKDSQLIGQFGVGFYSAFIVADKVTVRTRKAGEDASRGVEWESMGEGDFSVADIEKTGRGTDIILHIREEEKEFLDDWRLRGIVTKYSDHTSIPVEMFVEEVPESEGPDGEKIEAKPAHWEAVNKATALWTREKSDISEDEYKEFYKHVGHDWEEPLVWSHNKVEGKTEYTSLLYIPARAPFDLWNRDKQHGLKLYVQRVFIMDDAEQFMPSYLRFVKGVLDSNDLPLNVSREILQDNKVTQAIRKGCTTRVLKTLERMGKNDAEKYQTFWNEFGQVIKEGPAEDMSNKEQIAKLMRFASTHEDNATQNVSLEDYVSRMKEGQDKIFYVVADSFEAAKNSPHLEVFRKKGIEVLLMSDRVDEWMMSHLTEFDGKSFQSVTRGGLDLGDLEDEEEKKAKEEVAKEFEGFVTRVKEALGEKVKDVRVTDRLTSSPACVVTDDHDMSSQMMKLMEQVGQSAPEPKPIFEINPEHAIVKRVADEQDEEQFKQWSEVLLDQALLAERGSLKDPASFVARLNGLMLQLTK; encoded by the coding sequence ATGTCTGAAGCGGCACATAAAGAAACACATGGCTTTCAAACGGAAGTAAAACAGTTATTACAATTAATGATCCACTCTTTGTACTCAAACAAAGAAATCTTTTTAAGAGAGCTTGTATCTAATGCGTCAGACGCGGCTGATAAACTTCGTTTTGAAGCATTATCAAATGGCGATCTTTATGAAAATGAATCAGATCTACACGTAAGAGTTAGCGTAAATAAAGACGCGGGCACCGTTACTATTTCAGATAATGGTATTGGTATGACACGCGACGAAGTGATTGAGCATTTAGGTACAATTGCTAAGTCGGGTACATCAGAGTTTTTCAAAAATTTATCGGGCGATCAGGCAAAAGACTCGCAACTTATCGGTCAATTTGGTGTTGGTTTTTACTCAGCGTTTATTGTGGCAGATAAAGTAACAGTAAGAACGCGTAAAGCGGGTGAAGACGCTAGTCGCGGTGTTGAATGGGAATCAATGGGGGAAGGCGATTTCTCAGTTGCGGATATTGAAAAAACTGGTCGCGGTACGGATATCATTTTACATATCCGTGAAGAAGAAAAAGAGTTTTTAGATGATTGGCGCTTACGCGGTATTGTAACCAAGTACTCTGATCACACCAGCATTCCAGTAGAAATGTTTGTTGAAGAAGTGCCTGAAAGTGAAGGCCCTGACGGCGAAAAAATTGAAGCAAAACCTGCACATTGGGAAGCAGTAAATAAAGCAACAGCGCTTTGGACACGTGAAAAGTCAGACATTTCTGAAGATGAATATAAAGAGTTCTACAAGCATGTAGGTCACGACTGGGAAGAGCCTCTGGTATGGAGCCACAACAAAGTTGAAGGTAAAACAGAATACACTAGCTTGTTATACATACCTGCACGTGCACCGTTTGACTTATGGAACCGTGATAAACAACACGGTTTGAAGCTTTACGTTCAACGCGTATTCATCATGGATGACGCAGAGCAGTTTATGCCTAGCTACCTGCGTTTCGTTAAAGGTGTGTTAGATTCAAACGATCTGCCATTGAACGTTTCTCGTGAAATTCTACAAGATAACAAAGTTACACAAGCTATTCGTAAAGGCTGTACAACGCGTGTATTAAAAACACTAGAGCGTATGGGTAAAAACGATGCTGAAAAATATCAAACATTCTGGAACGAGTTTGGTCAAGTTATTAAAGAAGGCCCAGCTGAAGACATGAGCAACAAAGAGCAAATCGCTAAATTAATGCGTTTTGCGAGTACTCATGAAGATAATGCGACTCAAAATGTTTCTTTAGAAGACTATGTTTCTCGTATGAAAGAGGGGCAAGATAAAATCTTCTATGTTGTTGCAGACAGTTTTGAAGCAGCTAAGAACAGCCCGCATTTAGAAGTTTTCCGTAAAAAAGGCATTGAAGTGTTATTAATGTCTGATCGTGTTGATGAGTGGATGATGAGCCACCTAACTGAGTTTGATGGTAAGTCATTCCAGTCTGTTACGCGTGGTGGTCTAGACCTTGGTGACTTAGAAGACGAAGAAGAGAAAAAAGCGAAAGAAGAAGTAGCTAAAGAATTTGAAGGCTTTGTCACTCGCGTTAAAGAAGCGCTTGGCGAAAAAGTGAAAGATGTTCGTGTTACAGATCGACTAACAAGCTCACCAGCATGTGTGGTAACAGATGACCACGACATGAGTTCGCAAATGATGAAGTTAATGGAGCAAGTAGGTCAAAGCGCACCGGAGCCAAAGCCTATTTTTGAAATTAACCCTGAGCATGCCATTGTTAAGCGTGTTGCAGATGAGCAAGATGAAGAACAATTTAAGCAATGGTCAGAAGTATTATTAGACCAAGCGTTATTAGCAGAGCGTGGTAGCTTAAAAGACCCAGCGTCTTTTGTGGCACGTTTAAATGGTTTAATGCTGCAATTAACTAAATAG